In Lineus longissimus chromosome 13, tnLinLong1.2, whole genome shotgun sequence, one genomic interval encodes:
- the LOC135498337 gene encoding potassium voltage-gated channel subfamily C member 3-like, with product MDLIKINVKGTVFITTREDILNIPTSKLASVVNSQKYFDNNMGMFYFNRRPDFFNIILEAHREGKLHIPSDICGIEFMQEMEFWNLPKTMVAPCCIGRIISALSEKDITDTITKEILANFEKSVEVLEKSRGWREPAARLWIFLEFPVYSTSAKIFSAFISFWICVSVVNFLFMFDLNIRPPLPPNATLMAEGDQVLSLINSDKWLRFWLSGVPFPVLMIDMVGNGILLLDLIVRVIVCPYKLIFLKSLKIIDIIVMVGFWVSILLYLPVVLSGMTPSIGLRSAWVGCVFAQLMRPLLILRLSNTFVGLRVMMMVLSKSMTELFTIVSFLGIGMMFFGVFIYVTEIGVNGDFNSPWEGAWWALITMSTVGYGDMYPHGWPGYVVAIACTVMGLIITAMSIPIISNNFNIYYDYVRLTIGVIQERCQKLREKHTKKVKPVIVVCSGEDDSF from the exons ATGGATCTCATAAAAATCAACGTCAAAGGAACGGTTTTCATAACAACACGAGAAGACATCCTTAACATTCCCACTTCGAAGCTGGCGTCTGTCGTAAACAGTCAAAAGTACTTCGACAACAATATGGGGATGTTTTACTTCAACCGACGGCCCGATTTTTTCAACATCATTCTAGAGGCTCACAGGGAAGGCAAGTTGCATATTCCCTCCGATATCTGCGGCATTGAATTCATGCAGGAAATGGAGTTCTGGAATCTGCCAAAGACCATGGTCGCACCCTGCTGCATCGGCAGGATCATCTCGGCTTTGTCGGAAAAGGACATTACTGACACTATCACGAAGGAAATTCTGgcgaattttgaaaaaagtgtGGAAGTTTTAGAGAAGAGTCGAGGGTGGAGGGAACCTGCTGCTAGGCTGTGGATATTCTTAGAGTTCCCTGTTTATTCAACTTCTGCTAAG ATCTTTTCCGCTTTCATCTCGTTCTGGATCTGTGTGTCCGTGGTCAACTTCCTCTTCATGTTTGACTTGAACATCCGGCCTCCACTTCCTCCGAACGCTACCCTAATGGCAGAGGGTGATCAAGTCTTGTCTCTTATAAACTCCGACAAATGGCTAAGGTTTTGGCTCTCCGGTGTTCCGTTTCCCGTCTTGATGATAGACATGGTTGGTAACGGCATACTTCTCCTCGACCTCATAGTAAGGGTCATAGTGTGTCCGTATAAACTAATCTTCCTCAAATCCTTGAAAATCATCGATATTATCGTTATGGTTGGGTTTTGGGTTTCGATACTGCTGTACTTGCCCGTGGTGTTATCTGGAATGACTCCAAGCATTGGCCTAAGGAGCGCATGGGTAGGGTGTGTCTTCGCACAACTCATGCGACCGCTACTGATCCTGCGCCTGTCCAATACGTTCGTCGGACTCCGCGTCATGATGATGGTCCTATCAAAAAGTATGACCGAACTTTTCACCATAGTTTCCTTTCTCGGAATAGGGATGATGTTCTTCGGAGTATTCATCTACGTGACTGAGATAGGCGTGAATGGAGATTTCAATTCCCCCTGGGAGGGCGCCTGGTGGGCTCTCATTACGATGTCTACCGTGGGCTACGGGGACATGTACCCACACGGCTGGCCAGGGTACGTCGTGGCCATTGCCTGTACGGTAATGGGTTTGATCATCACAGCAATGTCCATACCTATCATTAGTAACAACTTTAACATTTATTACGACTACGTTCGTCTGACCATTGGTGTAATTCAGGAGCGATGCCAGAAACTGAGAGAGAAACACACGAAGAAAGTCAAGCCTGTTATTGTTGTGTGTTCTGGAGAGGACGATTCCTTTTAG